From one Oncorhynchus keta strain PuntledgeMale-10-30-2019 chromosome 30, Oket_V2, whole genome shotgun sequence genomic stretch:
- the pdgfrl gene encoding platelet-derived growth factor receptor-like protein encodes MKPCWVLLTLAILWLELQNGACQQVNRRKEAGENRIRPGGKRAKVRYPKLKEKEKEAGGRGQSILTQVLDKGRFLRLGESVSLSPGNNIELRCKGSNIGWSYPIYLDTFNDSRLSIKKSDKYSQFILTSPSAADTGMYSCWVTLCDGSECLKDPDRTSRTYIYFPDKDDLFVPSTIHFEIVYLRPDRTAVIPCRVTSPLAKVSLHREVPPEEMEVDGTLISYDPTKGFILQKPSPEHQGVFYCKAVTKAIPQISTKYQLLYVEVPSGPPYVTIEASLSSARGGDNINITCTVLGEPEMDVTFTWTYPGQNLRPVGVRDSWRLINRGMGHTTRISQSVIAIDDLETIDFGRYICRAKNKRGETAVATSVHSN; translated from the exons ATGAAGCCCTGCTGGGTCCTTTTAACTCTGGCCATACTCTGGCTCGAGCTCCAAAATG GTGCCTGCCAGCAGGTCAATCGTAGGAAGGAGGCGGGAGAGAACCGCATCAGGCCTGGAGGCAAGCGGGCCAAGGTTCGCTACCCCAAactgaaggagaaggagaaggaggcagGAGGAAGAGGGCAGTCCATCCTGACCCAGGTCCTGGATAAGGGCCGTTTCCTGAGGCTAGGAGAGAGCGTGAGCCTCAGCCCTGGTAACAACATAGAGCTGCGTTGTAAAGGCAGTAACATCGGCTGGTCCTACCCTATCTACCTGGACACCTTCAATGACTCCCGACTCAG CATCAAGAAGAGTGACAAGTACAGCCAGTTtatcctgacatctccctctgcTGCCGACACAGGGATGTACAGCTGCTGGGTCACACTGTGTGACGGATCGGAGTGTCTCAAAGACCCCGACCGCACCTCCAGGACTTATATCTACTTCCCAG ACAAGGATGATCTCTTCGTCCCCTCCACCATCCACTTTGAGATTGTCTACCTGCGTCCGGACAGGACTGCTGTTATCCCATGCCGTGTGACCAGTCCACTGGCCAAGGTGTCCCTGCACAGAGAGGTCCCCCCAGAAGAGATGGAAGTGGATGGGACACTGATCTCCTACGACCCAACCAAGGGCTTCATCCTCCAGAAGCCCAGTCCAGAGCACCAGGGAGTGTTTTACTGTAAGGCTGTGACCAAGGCCATCCCACAGATCTCCACAAAGTACCAGCTGCTTTACGTGGAGG TGCCCAGTGGCCCACCATACGTTACCATTGAAGCGTCCCTTTCCTCTGCGAGGggaggagacaacatcaacatcaCCTGTACTGTCCTGGGAGAGCCAGAGATGGACGTCACCTTCACATGGACCTATCCTGGCCAG AACCTCCGTCCTGTTGGTGTGCGTGATTCGTGGAGGCTGATCAACAGAGGAATGGGACACACCACCCGCATCTCCCAGAGCGTCATAGCCATTGATGACCTGGAGACTATCGACTTTGGAAGATACATATGTAGAGCCAAGAACAAGCGTGGGGAGACCGCTGTGGCCACCAGCGTCCACTCTAATTAG